The following coding sequences are from one Rhinoraja longicauda isolate Sanriku21f chromosome 35, sRhiLon1.1, whole genome shotgun sequence window:
- the LOC144610092 gene encoding dual specificity protein phosphatase 13A-like — translation MSAPGSGPSAGTPTVDQLERLLRDNTVALSRVDEVWPSLYIGDMTAAHDRFQLWKLGITHVLNAAHKQLASSGCQDFYGAAMDYRGIAASDLPHFDISAYFYSAAEYIHQAIDVVGGKVFVHCAFGYSRAPTLALVYLMIHQRLSLWEAVRLVAQHRRIFPNRGFLKQLRTLDTKLQQERKV, via the exons ATGTCAGCGCCAGGGTCCGGGCCCAGCGCCGGCACCCCCACAGTAGACCAGCTGGAGAGGCTCCTGCGCGACAACACAGTGGCCCTGAGTCGGGTGGACGAGGTGTGGCCCAGTCTGTACATCGGGGACAT GACGGCTGCCCACGACAGGTTCCAGCTGTGGAAACTGGGCATCACTCACGTACTGAACGCTGCCCACAAACAGCTGGCATCCAGCGGCTGCCAGGACTTCTACGGAGCGGCCATGGATTACCGTGGCATCGCCGCCAGCGACCTGCCCCACTTTGACATCTCCGCCTATTTCTATTCTGCAGCTGAATACATACATCAGGCAATTGATGTTGTGGGAG GGAAGGTCTTCGTCCACTGTGCTTTCGGATATAGCCGGGCGCCCACTCTGGCGCTGGTTTACCTCATGATCCACCAACGCCTCTCGCTGTGGGAAGCCGTCAGGCTGGTGGCGCAACACAGGCGCATCTTCCCCAACCGAGGGTTTCTGAAACAGTTGCGGACCTTGGACACAAAATTACAGCAAGAAAGGAAGGTTTGA
- the LOC144610093 gene encoding dual specificity phosphatase 29-like: protein MAATSPPQDDPGPSIGAAAAAGDPGTPSVLELETALEGSRAPLNHVDEVWPNLYIGDLMVAHDKRWLRRLGISHVLNVAHNKSESKGDAIFYGRRFRYRGIETDDCPLFDISRYFYPAAEHIEETLRDPDGETPLENRPGSATCSDKMLSSRPCDPYRPVAAVDPDGDYSTPGPFELERLFWKGSVKFSHVDEVWPGISIGDEVIALDRYTVTKMGFTHILNAAHGRWNVDTGAEYYKDLPVDYYGVEAADLPCFNLGQFFYPAAQYMDRALSSPGSKVFVHCARGRSRSASLVLAYLMIYKNLTVVDAVEEVLKHRCILPNRGFLQQLRTLDIQLIMERCEAKNNISTNGEEKEIC from the exons ATGGCGGCGACGTCTCCGCCCCAAGATGATCCCGGTCCCTCTAtcggcgccgccgccgccgccggcgACCCGGGAACACCCTCCGTTCTGGAGCTGGAGACGGCGCTGGAGGGCAGCCGGGCGCCGCTGAACCACGTCGATGAAGTATGGCCCAATCTTTACATCGGAGACCT GATGGTCGCTCACGACAAGAGGTGGCTGCGGAGGTTGGGAATCAGCCACGTGTTGAACGTCGCGCACAACAAGAGTGAGAGCAAAGGCGACGCCATCTTCTACGGCAGGAGGTTCCGATACCGCGGCATCGAGACGGACGACTGTCCCCTGTTTGACATCAGCCGCTATTTCTACCCGGCAGCGGAACACATCGAGGAGACGCTGCGGGATCCAGACGGTGAG ACACCGTTGGAGAACCGCCCGGGTTCGGCTACTTGCTCTGACAAGATGCTCTCCAGTCGGCCCTGTGATCCCTACAGGCCCGTGGCGGCGGTGGATCCCGACGGCGATTACTCCACACCCGGGCCCTTCGAACTGGAGCGGCTCTTCTGGAAAGGTTCTGTAAAATTCTCTCACGTCGACGAAGTCTGGCCTGGTATTTCCATCGGAGACGA AGTGATTGCATTGGACCGGTACACAGTCACAAAGATGGGGTTCACTCATATCCTAAATGCAGCTCATGGTCGGTGGAATGTGGACACGGGGGCGGAATACTACAAGGACCTGCCTGTTGATTACTACGGTGTGGAGGCCGCAGACTTGCCATGTTTCAATCTGGGCCAATTTTTCTATCCTGCTGCTCAGTACATGGACAGAGCACTTAGCTCTCCTGGCT CCAAGGTCTTCGTGCACTGTGCTCGAGGCCGGAGCCGCTCCGCCTCCCTGGTGCTGGCGTACCTGATGATCTACAAGAACCTGACAGTGGTGGATGCAGTTGAAGAAGTTCTGAAGCACCGGTGCATCTTACCAAACCGTggcttcctgcagcagctgagaacACTCGATATCCAGTTGATAATGGAGAGGTGTGAGGCAAAGAATAACATCAGCACAAACGGAGAGGAGAAAGAAATCTGTTAG